A window from Balearica regulorum gibbericeps isolate bBalReg1 chromosome 1, bBalReg1.pri, whole genome shotgun sequence encodes these proteins:
- the BCL9 gene encoding B-cell CLL/lymphoma 9 protein isoform X1, which yields MHSSNPKVRNSPSGNTQSSPKSKQEVMVRPPTVMSPSGNPQLDSKFSNQGKQGGSTSQSQPSPCDPKSGGHPPKVLPGPGGSMGLKNGAGNGAKGKGKRERSISADSFEQREAGTPNDDPEIKDCNSADHVKSQDSQHTPHSMTPSNASAPRSSTPSHGLTATLEPATGQKTPSKVVYVFSTEMANKAAEAVLKGQVETIVSFHIQNISNSKAERNTVPLNPQITALRTEPKPLPPPQPPAAQDQNPPQNAKMQPTPPVSAPVSKSTGPPCPIDQDSPSVESKVMSVGSPANSTPLQTEGFGQSSTPNNRAVSPVSQGSNSSAADPKGPPQQVSGGDPSSLGENPDGLSQEQLEHRERSLQTLRDIQRMLFPDEKEFAGGQSGGPPPNAGVLDGPQKKPEGPIQAMMAQSQSLGKGSGSRTDGGAPFGPQGHRDMPFSPDEMGPPPLNSQSGPIGPDHLDHMTPEQVAWLKLQQEFYEEKRRKQEQVVVQQCSLQDMMVHQHGPRGVVRGPPPPYQMTPGEGWGPGGPEPFPEGINMSHSLPPRGMAPHPNMPGSQMRLPGFAGMMNPDMEGPSVPNPTSRPGLSGVSWPDDVPKIPDGRNFPPGQGVFSGPGRGERFPNPQGLPEELYQQQLAEKQMGLPPGLNMEGIRPGMEINRMMPSQRHMEPGNNPIFPRMPVEGPMSPSRGDFPKGIPPQMGSSRELEFGMGPGSMKGDMGMNVSMGSNPPLVPQKLREAGVGPEEMMKLRPGVSEMLSSQQKMVPLPFGEHQEYGMGPRPFLPMSQGPGVGLRNLREQIGPDQRTNNRLSHMPPLPLNPTSNPNSLNTAPPAQRSLGRKPLDISAASQVHSPGINPLKSPTMRQVQSPMMGSPSGNLKSPQTPSQLAGMLAGPTAAAAAASIKSPPVLGSAAASPVHLKSPSLPAPSPGWTSSPKPPLQSPGIPPNHKASLTMSSPAMLGNVESGGPPPSTVSQSAPVTLPGNLPSSSPYTMPPEPTLSQNPLSIMMSRMSKFAMPSSTPLYHDAIKTVASSDDDSPPARSPNLPPMNSVPGMGINSQNPRISGPNPVGPMPTLSPMGMTQPLSHNNQMPSPNAMGPNIPPHGVPVGPGLMSHNPMMGHGSQESPMVPQGRLGFPQGFPPVQSPPQQVPFPHNGPSGGQGNFPAGMGFHGEGPLGRPTNLPQSSTDPALCKTGGPGGPDSFTVLGNNMPSVFTDPELQEVIRPGATGIPEFDLSRIIPSEKPSQTLQYFPRGEVPGRKQPQGPGPGFSHMQGMIGEQTPRMGLTLPGMGGPGPVGTPDIPLGTAPSMPGHNPMRPPAFLQQGMMGPHHRMMSPAQTAMPGQPALMSNPVAAVGMIPGKDRAAAGLYSHPGPVGSPGMMMSMQGMMGPQQNIMIPPQMRPRGMAADVGMGGFSQGPGNPGNMMF from the exons ATGCATTCCAGTAACCCCAAAGTGAGGAACTCCCCGTCAGGCAACACGCAGAG TAGCCCCAAATCAAAGCAGGAGGTGATGGTCCGTCCCCCTACAGTGATGTCCCCGTCTGGCAACCCCCAGCTGGATTCCAAATTTTCCAACCAGGGCAAACAAGGGGGCTCCACCAGCCAATCCCAGCCCTCTCCCTGCGACCCCAAAAGTGGAGGTCACCCCCCCAAAGTGCTCCCTGGCCCAGGTGGGAGCATGGGGCtgaagaatggggctggaaATGGTGccaaggggaaggggaagagagagaggagcatTTCGGCAGACTCCTTTGAACAGAGGGAAGCTGGGACTCCTAATGATGACCCTGAAATCAAAG aCTGCAATTCTGCTGATCATGTGAAGTCCCAGGATTCTCAGCACACACCACACTCCATGACTCCTTCAAATGCTTCAGCCCCAAGGTCTTCCACACCTTCCCATGGCCTGACTGCCACTTTGGAGCCAGCAACTGGGCAGAAGACTCCATCCAAAGTGGTTTACGTCTTTTCTACTGAGATGGCCAACAA GGCTGCAGAAGCTGTGCTGAAGGGACAGGTGGAAACCATCGTGTCCTTTCATATCCAAAACATCTCTAACAGCAAGGCGGAACGGAACACTGTACCCTTG AACCCCCAGATCACTGCACTTCGGACTGAACCCAAGCCCCTGCCGCCGCCCCAGCCCCCTGCTGCCCAGGACCAGAACCCTCCCCAGAACGCCAAAATGCAGCCGACTCCACCCGTGTCAGCGCCGGTATCCAAATCCACTGGCCCCCCGTGTCCCATAGATCAGGACAGTCCCAGCGTGGAAAGCAAAGTGATGTCTGTGGGCAGCCCTGCCAACTCTACCCCGTTGCAGACAGAAGGCTTTGGGCAGAGTTCAACCCCCAATAATCGAGCGGTTAGCCCAGTTTCCCAAGGTAGcaacagctctgctgcagaccCCAAAGGCCCTCCCCAGCAGGTGTCTGGTGGGGACCCATCCAGTTTGGGGGAGAATCCAGATGGACTGTCACAAGAGCAGCTGGAGCATCGGGAGCGCTCATTGCAGACCCTGCGAGACATACAGCGCATGCTCTTCCCTGACGAGAAGGAGTTTGCGGGAGGGCAAAGTGGGGGACCACCCCCAAATGCTGGGGTGCTGGATGGTCCGCAAAAGAAACCTGAAGGGCCGATACAGGCCATGATGGCTCAATCCCAAAGTTTAGGCAAAGGGTCAGGGTCTCGGACAGATGGAGGGGCTCCATTTGGCCCTCAAGGACACAGGGACATGCCTTTTTCCCCAGATGAAATGGGGCCACCACCATTGAACTCCCAGTCAGGACCCATAGGCCCAGACCACCTGGACCACATGACTCCTGAGCAGGTGGCCTGGCTCAAGCTGCAGCAGGAGTTTTatgaggagaagagaagaaagcaagagcaGGTGGTTGTGCAGCAGTGTTCCCTGCAGGACATGATGGTCCATCAGCACGGGCCTCGTGGGGTGGTCCGAGGCCCTCCCCCTCCGTACCAGATGAcccctggggagggctggggacccGGGGGTCCAGAGCCCTTCCCTGAAGGCATAAACATGTCGCACTCTCTGCCCCCCAGGGGCATGGCCCCTCATCCCAACATGCCTGGGAGCCAGATGCGCCTGCCTGGTTTTGCGGGAATGATGAACCCTGACATGGAGGGCCCTAGTGTCCCAAATCCCACCTCCCGGCCTGGGCTTTCGGGAGTTAGTTGGCCAGATGATGTGCCAAAAATCCCAGACGGTCGAAACTTCCCTCCTGGCCAGGGTGTCTTCAGTGGCCCTGGCCGAGGGGAACGGTTCCCCAATCCGCAGGGCCTGCCTGAAGAGCTCTatcagcagcagctggctgagAAACAGATGGGCCTCCCTCCTGGCCTGAACATGGAAGGCATCAGGCCTGGCATGGAGATAAACAGAATGATGCCCTCCCAGAGACACATGGAGCCTGGGAACAACCCCATCTTCCCTCGCATGCCGGTGGAAGGGCCAATGAGCCCCTCCAGGGGGGACTTCCCAAAAGGAATACCCCCACAAATGGGCtccagcagggagctggagtTTGGGATGGGCCCTGGCAGCATGAAGGGGGACATGGGCATGAATGTCAGCATGGGCTCCAACCCACCCCTGGTCCCTCAGAAGCTGAGGGAGGCAGGAGTTGGGCCGGAAGAGATGATGAAACTGCGCCCCGGCGTCTCGGAGATGCTCTCCTCTCAGCAGAAAATGGTGCCGCTGCCGTTTGGGGAGCACCAGGAGTATGGCATGGGTCCCAGGCCTTTCCTTCCCATGTCTCAGGGCCCAGGAGTTGGTCTCCGAAATCTCAGAGAACAGATCGGGCCTGACCAAAGGACTAACAACCGGCTCAGCCACATGCCGCCACTACCTCTCAATCCCACCAGTAACCCTAATAGCCTCAACACTGCTCCCCCTGCGCAGCGCAGCCTCGGCCGCAAGCCCTTGGATATCTCTGCAGCCAGTCAGGTGCATTCGCCAGGAATCAACCCTCTGAAGTCCCCCACAATGCGCCAGGTTCAGTCTCCCATGATGGGGTCTCCCTCGGGGAACCTCAAGTCCCCTCAGACGCCCTCCCAGCTGGCAGGAATGCTTGCGGGTCCCACTGCCGCAGCTGCCGCTGCCTCCATTAAGTCCCCTCCCGTTTTGgggtctgctgctgcttctcctgtccaCCTCAAGTCTCCGTCTCTTCCCGCACCTTCTCCTGGATGGACTTCGTCTCCAAAGCCTCCTTTGCAGAGCCCTGGAATTCCCCCGAACCACAAGGCATCTCTCACCATGTCCTCTCCAGCCATGCTGGGGAATGTGGAGTCAG gTGGTCCACCTCCTTCAACAGTCAGCCAGTCTGCTCCTGTAACTCTCCCTGGAAATCTTCCCTCTAGCAGTCCTTACACAATGCCTCCAGAGCCGACCCTCTCCCAGAATCCCCTTTCCATTATGATGTCCAGGATGTCCAAATTTGCCATGCCCAGCTCTACACCGCTCTATCACGATGCCATCAAAACTGTGGCCAGCTCGGATGATGACTCCCCTCCAGCACGCTCCCCAAACTTGCCACCTATGAACAGCGTACCAG GAATGGGCATTAATTCTCAGAATCCTCGAATTTCAGGTCCAAACCCAGTGGGTCCGATGCCAACCCTTAGCCCAATGGGAATGACCCAGCCTCTTTCCCATAACAACCAGATGCCCTCTCCAAATGCTATGGGACCCAATATACCTCCTCATGGGGTCCCTGTGGGACCTGGCCTGATGTCACACAACCCGATGATGGGGCACGGTTCCCAGGAGTCTCCAATGGTACCTCAAGGAcgcctgggcttcccacaggggTTCCCTCCTGTGCAGTCCCCTCCACAGCAGGTGCCATTTCCACACAACGGGCCCAGTGGTGGACAAGGCAACTTCCCAGCGGGAATGGGCTTCCATGGAGAAGGACCTCTGGGGCGTCCCACCAACCTGCCCCAAAGTTCAACAGATCCAGCACTTTGCAAGACTGGAGGCCCTGGCGGTCCAGACTCCTTCACTGTTCTTGGAAACAATATGCCTTCGGTTTTCACTGatccagagctgcaggaggtgatCCGTCCTGGAGCCACAGGAATACCCGAGTTTGACCTGTCCAGGATTATCCCATCGGAGAAGCCTAGCCAGACATTACAGTATTTCCCTCGTGGGGAGGTGCCAGGCCGCAAGCAGCCACAGGGTCCTGGGCCTGGGTTCTCCCACATGCAGGGGATGATAGGAGAGCAGACCCCGAGGATGGGACTAACGTTGCCTGGCATGGGGGGCCCTGGGCCAGTGGGAACTCCGGATATCCCTCTCGGGACGGCTCCGTCCATGCCAGGTCATAACCCGATGAGACCGCCTGCCTTCCTGCAGCAAGGCATGATGGGGCCACATCACCGCATGATGTCACCAGCACAAACGGCGATGCCTGGCCAGCCCGCGCTAATGAGTAACCCCGTGGCCGCCGTGGGCATGATCCCAGGCAAGGACCGAGCTGCCGCAGGGCTGTACAGCCACCCGGGCCCTGTAGGATCACCTGGTATGATGATGTCAATGCAGGGCATGATGGGACCCCAACAAAACATCATGATTCCCCCCCAGATGAGGCCCCGAGGTATGGCTGCTGACGTTGGCATGGGAGGATTTAGCCAAGGCCCTGGAAACCCAGGGAACATGATGTTTTAA
- the BCL9 gene encoding B-cell CLL/lymphoma 9 protein isoform X3 — protein sequence MHSSNPKVRNSPSGNTQSSPKSKQEVMVRPPTVMSPSGNPQLDSKFSNQGKQGGSTSQSQPSPCDPKSGGHPPKVLPGPGGSMGLKNGAGNGAKGKGKRERSISADSFEQREAGTPNDDPEIKDCNSADHVKSQDSQHTPHSMTPSNASAPRSSTPSHGLTATLEPATGQKTPSKVVYVFSTEMANKAAEAVLKGQVETIVSFHIQNISNSKAERNTVPLNPQITALRTEPKPLPPPQPPAAQDQNPPQNAKMQPTPPVSAPVSKSTGPPCPIDQDSPSVESKVMSVGSPANSTPLQTEGFGQSSTPNNRAVSPVSQGSNSSAADPKGPPQQVSGGDPSSLGENPDGLSQEQLEHRERSLQTLRDIQRMLFPDEKEFAGGQSGGPPPNAGVLDGPQKKPEGPIQAMMAQSQSLGKGSGSRTDGGAPFGPQGHRDMPFSPDEMGPPPLNSQSGPIGPDHLDHMTPEQVAWLKLQQEFYEEKRRKQEQVVVQQCSLQDMMVHQHGPRGVVRGPPPPYQMTPGEGWGPGGPEPFPEGINMSHSLPPRGMAPHPNMPGSQMRLPGFAGMMNPDMEGPSVPNPTSRPGLSGVSWPDDVPKIPDGRNFPPGQGVFSGPGRGERFPNPQGLPEELYQQQLAEKQMGLPPGLNMEGIRPGMEINRMMPSQRHMEPGNNPIFPRMPVEGPMSPSRGDFPKGIPPQMGSSRELEFGMGPGSMKGDMGMNVSMGSNPPLVPQKLREAGVGPEEMMKLRPGVSEMLSSQQKMVPLPFGEHQEYGMGPRPFLPMSQGPGVGLRNLREQIGPDQRTNNRLSHMPPLPLNPTSNPNSLNTAPPAQRSLGRKPLDISAASQVHSPGINPLKSPTMRQVQSPMMGSPSGNLKSPQTPSQLAGMLAGPTAAAAAASIKSPPVLGSAAASPVHLKSPSLPAPSPGWTSSPKPPLQSPGIPPNHKASLTMSSPAMLGNVESGGPPPSTVSQSAPVTLPGNLPSSSPYTMPPEPTLSQNPLSIMMSRMSKFAMPSSTPLYHDAIKTVASSDDDSPPARSPNLPPMNSVPGPNPVGPMPTLSPMGMTQPLSHNNQMPSPNAMGPNIPPHGVPVGPGLMSHNPMMGHGSQESPMVPQGRLGFPQGFPPVQSPPQQVPFPHNGPSGGQGNFPAGMGFHGEGPLGRPTNLPQSSTDPALCKTGGPGGPDSFTVLGNNMPSVFTDPELQEVIRPGATGIPEFDLSRIIPSEKPSQTLQYFPRGEVPGRKQPQGPGPGFSHMQGMIGEQTPRMGLTLPGMGGPGPVGTPDIPLGTAPSMPGHNPMRPPAFLQQGMMGPHHRMMSPAQTAMPGQPALMSNPVAAVGMIPGKDRAAAGLYSHPGPVGSPGMMMSMQGMMGPQQNIMIPPQMRPRGMAADVGMGGFSQGPGNPGNMMF from the exons ATGCATTCCAGTAACCCCAAAGTGAGGAACTCCCCGTCAGGCAACACGCAGAG TAGCCCCAAATCAAAGCAGGAGGTGATGGTCCGTCCCCCTACAGTGATGTCCCCGTCTGGCAACCCCCAGCTGGATTCCAAATTTTCCAACCAGGGCAAACAAGGGGGCTCCACCAGCCAATCCCAGCCCTCTCCCTGCGACCCCAAAAGTGGAGGTCACCCCCCCAAAGTGCTCCCTGGCCCAGGTGGGAGCATGGGGCtgaagaatggggctggaaATGGTGccaaggggaaggggaagagagagaggagcatTTCGGCAGACTCCTTTGAACAGAGGGAAGCTGGGACTCCTAATGATGACCCTGAAATCAAAG aCTGCAATTCTGCTGATCATGTGAAGTCCCAGGATTCTCAGCACACACCACACTCCATGACTCCTTCAAATGCTTCAGCCCCAAGGTCTTCCACACCTTCCCATGGCCTGACTGCCACTTTGGAGCCAGCAACTGGGCAGAAGACTCCATCCAAAGTGGTTTACGTCTTTTCTACTGAGATGGCCAACAA GGCTGCAGAAGCTGTGCTGAAGGGACAGGTGGAAACCATCGTGTCCTTTCATATCCAAAACATCTCTAACAGCAAGGCGGAACGGAACACTGTACCCTTG AACCCCCAGATCACTGCACTTCGGACTGAACCCAAGCCCCTGCCGCCGCCCCAGCCCCCTGCTGCCCAGGACCAGAACCCTCCCCAGAACGCCAAAATGCAGCCGACTCCACCCGTGTCAGCGCCGGTATCCAAATCCACTGGCCCCCCGTGTCCCATAGATCAGGACAGTCCCAGCGTGGAAAGCAAAGTGATGTCTGTGGGCAGCCCTGCCAACTCTACCCCGTTGCAGACAGAAGGCTTTGGGCAGAGTTCAACCCCCAATAATCGAGCGGTTAGCCCAGTTTCCCAAGGTAGcaacagctctgctgcagaccCCAAAGGCCCTCCCCAGCAGGTGTCTGGTGGGGACCCATCCAGTTTGGGGGAGAATCCAGATGGACTGTCACAAGAGCAGCTGGAGCATCGGGAGCGCTCATTGCAGACCCTGCGAGACATACAGCGCATGCTCTTCCCTGACGAGAAGGAGTTTGCGGGAGGGCAAAGTGGGGGACCACCCCCAAATGCTGGGGTGCTGGATGGTCCGCAAAAGAAACCTGAAGGGCCGATACAGGCCATGATGGCTCAATCCCAAAGTTTAGGCAAAGGGTCAGGGTCTCGGACAGATGGAGGGGCTCCATTTGGCCCTCAAGGACACAGGGACATGCCTTTTTCCCCAGATGAAATGGGGCCACCACCATTGAACTCCCAGTCAGGACCCATAGGCCCAGACCACCTGGACCACATGACTCCTGAGCAGGTGGCCTGGCTCAAGCTGCAGCAGGAGTTTTatgaggagaagagaagaaagcaagagcaGGTGGTTGTGCAGCAGTGTTCCCTGCAGGACATGATGGTCCATCAGCACGGGCCTCGTGGGGTGGTCCGAGGCCCTCCCCCTCCGTACCAGATGAcccctggggagggctggggacccGGGGGTCCAGAGCCCTTCCCTGAAGGCATAAACATGTCGCACTCTCTGCCCCCCAGGGGCATGGCCCCTCATCCCAACATGCCTGGGAGCCAGATGCGCCTGCCTGGTTTTGCGGGAATGATGAACCCTGACATGGAGGGCCCTAGTGTCCCAAATCCCACCTCCCGGCCTGGGCTTTCGGGAGTTAGTTGGCCAGATGATGTGCCAAAAATCCCAGACGGTCGAAACTTCCCTCCTGGCCAGGGTGTCTTCAGTGGCCCTGGCCGAGGGGAACGGTTCCCCAATCCGCAGGGCCTGCCTGAAGAGCTCTatcagcagcagctggctgagAAACAGATGGGCCTCCCTCCTGGCCTGAACATGGAAGGCATCAGGCCTGGCATGGAGATAAACAGAATGATGCCCTCCCAGAGACACATGGAGCCTGGGAACAACCCCATCTTCCCTCGCATGCCGGTGGAAGGGCCAATGAGCCCCTCCAGGGGGGACTTCCCAAAAGGAATACCCCCACAAATGGGCtccagcagggagctggagtTTGGGATGGGCCCTGGCAGCATGAAGGGGGACATGGGCATGAATGTCAGCATGGGCTCCAACCCACCCCTGGTCCCTCAGAAGCTGAGGGAGGCAGGAGTTGGGCCGGAAGAGATGATGAAACTGCGCCCCGGCGTCTCGGAGATGCTCTCCTCTCAGCAGAAAATGGTGCCGCTGCCGTTTGGGGAGCACCAGGAGTATGGCATGGGTCCCAGGCCTTTCCTTCCCATGTCTCAGGGCCCAGGAGTTGGTCTCCGAAATCTCAGAGAACAGATCGGGCCTGACCAAAGGACTAACAACCGGCTCAGCCACATGCCGCCACTACCTCTCAATCCCACCAGTAACCCTAATAGCCTCAACACTGCTCCCCCTGCGCAGCGCAGCCTCGGCCGCAAGCCCTTGGATATCTCTGCAGCCAGTCAGGTGCATTCGCCAGGAATCAACCCTCTGAAGTCCCCCACAATGCGCCAGGTTCAGTCTCCCATGATGGGGTCTCCCTCGGGGAACCTCAAGTCCCCTCAGACGCCCTCCCAGCTGGCAGGAATGCTTGCGGGTCCCACTGCCGCAGCTGCCGCTGCCTCCATTAAGTCCCCTCCCGTTTTGgggtctgctgctgcttctcctgtccaCCTCAAGTCTCCGTCTCTTCCCGCACCTTCTCCTGGATGGACTTCGTCTCCAAAGCCTCCTTTGCAGAGCCCTGGAATTCCCCCGAACCACAAGGCATCTCTCACCATGTCCTCTCCAGCCATGCTGGGGAATGTGGAGTCAG gTGGTCCACCTCCTTCAACAGTCAGCCAGTCTGCTCCTGTAACTCTCCCTGGAAATCTTCCCTCTAGCAGTCCTTACACAATGCCTCCAGAGCCGACCCTCTCCCAGAATCCCCTTTCCATTATGATGTCCAGGATGTCCAAATTTGCCATGCCCAGCTCTACACCGCTCTATCACGATGCCATCAAAACTGTGGCCAGCTCGGATGATGACTCCCCTCCAGCACGCTCCCCAAACTTGCCACCTATGAACAGCGTACCAG GTCCAAACCCAGTGGGTCCGATGCCAACCCTTAGCCCAATGGGAATGACCCAGCCTCTTTCCCATAACAACCAGATGCCCTCTCCAAATGCTATGGGACCCAATATACCTCCTCATGGGGTCCCTGTGGGACCTGGCCTGATGTCACACAACCCGATGATGGGGCACGGTTCCCAGGAGTCTCCAATGGTACCTCAAGGAcgcctgggcttcccacaggggTTCCCTCCTGTGCAGTCCCCTCCACAGCAGGTGCCATTTCCACACAACGGGCCCAGTGGTGGACAAGGCAACTTCCCAGCGGGAATGGGCTTCCATGGAGAAGGACCTCTGGGGCGTCCCACCAACCTGCCCCAAAGTTCAACAGATCCAGCACTTTGCAAGACTGGAGGCCCTGGCGGTCCAGACTCCTTCACTGTTCTTGGAAACAATATGCCTTCGGTTTTCACTGatccagagctgcaggaggtgatCCGTCCTGGAGCCACAGGAATACCCGAGTTTGACCTGTCCAGGATTATCCCATCGGAGAAGCCTAGCCAGACATTACAGTATTTCCCTCGTGGGGAGGTGCCAGGCCGCAAGCAGCCACAGGGTCCTGGGCCTGGGTTCTCCCACATGCAGGGGATGATAGGAGAGCAGACCCCGAGGATGGGACTAACGTTGCCTGGCATGGGGGGCCCTGGGCCAGTGGGAACTCCGGATATCCCTCTCGGGACGGCTCCGTCCATGCCAGGTCATAACCCGATGAGACCGCCTGCCTTCCTGCAGCAAGGCATGATGGGGCCACATCACCGCATGATGTCACCAGCACAAACGGCGATGCCTGGCCAGCCCGCGCTAATGAGTAACCCCGTGGCCGCCGTGGGCATGATCCCAGGCAAGGACCGAGCTGCCGCAGGGCTGTACAGCCACCCGGGCCCTGTAGGATCACCTGGTATGATGATGTCAATGCAGGGCATGATGGGACCCCAACAAAACATCATGATTCCCCCCCAGATGAGGCCCCGAGGTATGGCTGCTGACGTTGGCATGGGAGGATTTAGCCAAGGCCCTGGAAACCCAGGGAACATGATGTTTTAA